A region from the Vicinamibacterales bacterium genome encodes:
- a CDS encoding zinc-binding alcohol dehydrogenase, whose amino-acid sequence MNGTARAFWTVAPGRGELRSETLPDPGPDDVVVDALFSGISRGTEATVFHGRVPPEEYQRMRAPFQAGEFPGPVKYGYSNVGRVAEGPEAVRGKTVFSLYPHQSRYVVPATAVHVVPDGIPPERAVLAANMETALNGTWDAGVAPGDRVTVVGAGTIGCLVAWLCRRIPGCDVELVDVAEPRAATAQALGVAYAAAERAAHDRDIVIHASGAPGGLDTAFSLAGFEARVVELSWYGDRPVQTSLGKAFHARRLTLVSSQVGHLPAHRRSRWTNARRLAKALSLLTDPGLDVMITGESPFEDLPQTMSTVAGDAGATLCHRVRYPAAGAAQG is encoded by the coding sequence ATGAACGGCACCGCTCGGGCGTTTTGGACCGTGGCTCCGGGCCGCGGAGAGTTGCGCAGCGAGACGCTGCCGGATCCCGGCCCTGACGACGTGGTCGTCGACGCGCTCTTCAGCGGCATCAGCCGCGGCACCGAGGCCACCGTGTTCCATGGGCGCGTCCCGCCGGAAGAATACCAGCGGATGCGGGCGCCCTTTCAGGCCGGCGAGTTCCCGGGACCGGTCAAGTACGGGTACTCCAACGTCGGCCGCGTGGCCGAGGGCCCCGAGGCGGTGCGCGGGAAGACCGTCTTCTCTCTCTACCCGCACCAGTCGCGCTACGTCGTGCCCGCGACGGCCGTCCACGTCGTGCCCGACGGGATCCCGCCCGAACGCGCGGTGCTGGCGGCCAACATGGAAACCGCCCTCAACGGCACGTGGGACGCCGGCGTCGCGCCCGGCGATCGCGTCACCGTCGTCGGGGCCGGCACGATCGGGTGCCTGGTGGCGTGGCTCTGCCGCCGCATCCCGGGGTGCGACGTGGAACTGGTGGACGTGGCCGAACCGCGGGCCGCGACGGCGCAGGCGCTGGGCGTGGCCTACGCGGCGGCCGAACGGGCCGCGCACGATCGCGACATCGTCATCCACGCCAGCGGCGCCCCCGGCGGCCTCGACACCGCGTTCTCGCTCGCCGGCTTCGAGGCCCGGGTCGTGGAGCTGAGCTGGTACGGCGACCGGCCGGTCCAGACGTCGCTCGGCAAGGCGTTCCACGCGCGTCGGCTCACGCTGGTGTCGTCGCAGGTCGGCCACCTGCCGGCGCACAGGCGCTCGCGGTGGACCAACGCCCGCCGCCTGGCCAAGGCCCTGTCGCTCCTGACCGACCCTGGCCTCGACGTCATGATCACGGGCGAGTCGCCCTTCGAGGACCTGCCGCAGACGATGAGCACGGTGGCCGGCGACGCCGGCGCCACGCTCTGCCACCGCGTGCGCTATCCTGCCGCCGGCGCGGCGCAGGGGTGA
- a CDS encoding CDP-alcohol phosphatidyltransferase family protein, whose product MTSAPRPTSQIANAITGVRLALAVALWAVPATSPWTLVTIGAVAAVLDAVDGPVARRTGGTSRAGARFDMETDAFLIATLAVLVWRLGKAGPWVILSGALRYLFVAGGWIWPWLDGDLPPSRRRQAVCVVQVVALVVALAPIVSPPLSAPLSAGALALLAWSFWVDVAWLARRARSQRPGARG is encoded by the coding sequence ATGACATCGGCCCCGCGTCCGACGAGCCAGATCGCCAATGCCATCACCGGGGTCCGGCTCGCCCTGGCGGTCGCGCTGTGGGCCGTGCCGGCCACGTCCCCGTGGACGCTCGTGACGATCGGGGCCGTGGCCGCCGTGCTCGATGCCGTGGACGGACCGGTGGCCAGGCGGACGGGCGGGACCAGCCGGGCCGGCGCCCGCTTCGACATGGAAACCGACGCGTTCCTCATCGCGACGCTGGCCGTGCTCGTGTGGCGCCTCGGAAAGGCGGGGCCGTGGGTGATCCTCTCCGGGGCGCTTCGCTACCTGTTCGTAGCGGGCGGCTGGATCTGGCCCTGGCTGGACGGCGACCTGCCTCCCAGCCGACGCCGGCAGGCCGTGTGCGTCGTGCAGGTGGTGGCGCTCGTCGTGGCGCTCGCGCCGATCGTGTCGCCTCCGCTGAGCGCGCCGCTGTCGGCGGGCGCGCTCGCGCTCCTGGCGTGGTCGTTCTGGGTGGACGTGGCGTGGCTCGCCCGCCGGGCTCGGAGCCAGCGGCCAGGGGCACGCGGCTAG
- a CDS encoding 6-carboxytetrahydropterin synthase, whose product MYSVSVRDHFMIAHSFRGAVFGPAQALHGATYVVDVEFRRPELDADGIVVDIGRAIDVLKSTLAAFNFKNLDEVPEFAGRNTTTEFLARAIFDRIAAAVRSGALGEGADGIESVRVTLSESHVARGGYEGRLGGH is encoded by the coding sequence ATGTACAGCGTGTCCGTCCGCGATCACTTTATGATCGCCCACAGTTTCCGCGGCGCCGTGTTCGGACCGGCGCAGGCGCTGCACGGCGCCACCTACGTCGTGGACGTCGAGTTCCGGCGTCCCGAGCTCGATGCCGACGGCATCGTCGTGGACATCGGCCGCGCCATCGACGTGCTGAAGTCGACGCTGGCGGCCTTCAACTTCAAGAACCTCGACGAGGTGCCCGAGTTCGCGGGCCGGAACACGACGACCGAGTTCCTGGCGCGCGCGATCTTCGACCGGATCGCGGCGGCGGTCCGCTCGGGGGCACTCGGCGAGGGCGCCGACGGCATCGAGAGCGTGCGCGTCACCCTGTCGGAATCCCACGTCGCCCGCGGGGGCTACGAGGGCCGGCTCGGTGGCCACTAG
- a CDS encoding cytochrome c, protein MTKSALLLSWGMLGSAVFLGWTLQAGTATSFGRPPQDPGVRGRAADPVDSRSGPSRTRPGGPASIASGRALFTDVGCARCHASSAAEGATALQAPPLRGLGQRTFFLHDGRRTDLVDVIRSHANRGPDASGVVARYGRLADAQKQDLLNFLRSL, encoded by the coding sequence ATGACGAAGAGCGCGCTGCTGCTGTCGTGGGGGATGCTGGGAAGTGCCGTCTTCCTCGGGTGGACCCTCCAGGCCGGCACCGCCACGTCGTTCGGCCGGCCGCCGCAGGATCCGGGCGTGCGCGGACGCGCCGCAGATCCCGTCGACTCGCGCTCCGGGCCGTCACGCACGCGACCGGGCGGTCCGGCGTCGATCGCCAGCGGCCGGGCCCTGTTCACGGACGTGGGATGCGCGCGGTGCCACGCGTCCTCCGCGGCGGAAGGCGCCACCGCGCTCCAGGCGCCGCCGCTCCGGGGCCTCGGGCAGCGCACCTTCTTTCTGCACGACGGACGGAGGACCGATCTGGTGGACGTGATTCGATCGCACGCCAACCGGGGCCCGGACGCCAGCGGCGTCGTGGCCCGCTACGGCAGGCTGGCGGACGCGCAGAAGCAGGACCTGCTCAACTTCCTGCGCTCGTTGTAG
- the ribA gene encoding GTP cyclohydrolase II yields MIPGRLASLWAAFRGRPPVERVALASLPTEYGDFAIHVFESRLDGDTHVALVCGDIGDGQDVLARVHSSCVTGDIFHSSRCDCGQQLDMAMRRVAAEGRGVVLYLHQEGRGIGLANKIRAYALQDQGRDTVEANEQLGFRADQRDYASAVGIFQWLGVKSVRLMSNNPRKLEGVTGAALIVTERVPIEVEPSEANRRYLKTKKDKLGHRLSSV; encoded by the coding sequence GTGATTCCTGGACGTCTCGCCTCGCTCTGGGCCGCCTTCCGCGGCCGGCCTCCCGTCGAACGGGTGGCGCTCGCCTCGCTGCCAACCGAATACGGCGACTTCGCCATCCACGTCTTCGAGAGCCGTCTCGATGGCGACACGCACGTGGCCCTCGTCTGCGGCGACATCGGCGACGGGCAGGACGTCCTCGCCCGGGTCCACTCCTCCTGCGTCACCGGCGACATCTTCCACTCGTCGCGGTGTGACTGCGGCCAGCAGCTCGACATGGCCATGCGGCGCGTGGCGGCCGAGGGGCGCGGCGTGGTCCTGTACCTGCACCAGGAGGGGCGAGGGATCGGCCTGGCGAACAAGATCCGGGCCTACGCGCTCCAGGACCAGGGGCGCGACACCGTGGAAGCGAACGAGCAGCTCGGCTTCCGGGCCGATCAGCGCGACTACGCCTCGGCGGTGGGGATCTTCCAGTGGCTGGGCGTCAAGTCGGTGCGCCTCATGAGCAACAACCCGCGCAAGCTCGAAGGCGTGACCGGCGCCGCCCTCATCGTGACCGAACGCGTGCCGATCGAAGTCGAGCCGTCCGAGGCGAACCGCCGGTATCTGAAGACGAAGAAGGACAAGCTCGGGCACCGTTTGTCCTCCGTCTAG
- a CDS encoding GNAT family N-acetyltransferase, which translates to MTPIPAIRPATPADFEAWLQLWRGYQQFYQTDIDHATTLTTWQRLLSDDEPMHVALAADGRRAVGLVHYIEHRSCWTAGNYMYLQDLFVDPGHRGGGVGRALIEHVYQEAAARGCSRVWWLTHDTNAVAMQLYDRIAARTGFVQYRKVL; encoded by the coding sequence ATGACTCCGATTCCCGCCATCCGTCCCGCCACCCCCGCCGACTTCGAGGCCTGGCTCCAGCTCTGGCGGGGGTATCAGCAGTTCTATCAGACCGACATCGATCACGCCACGACGCTCACCACCTGGCAGCGCCTGCTGTCCGACGACGAGCCGATGCACGTGGCCCTCGCCGCCGACGGCCGGCGCGCGGTCGGCCTGGTCCACTACATCGAGCATCGCAGCTGCTGGACCGCCGGCAACTACATGTACCTGCAGGATCTCTTCGTCGATCCCGGGCACCGCGGCGGGGGCGTGGGGCGCGCCCTGATCGAGCACGTCTACCAGGAGGCCGCCGCCCGCGGCTGCTCGCGGGTCTGGTGGCTCACCCACGACACCAACGCCGTCGCCATGCAGCTCTACGACCGGATCGCCGCCCGGACCGGGTTCGTGCAATACCGCAAGGTGCTCTGA